In Dyella terrae, one DNA window encodes the following:
- a CDS encoding response regulator, with protein MSRILLADDDRALTALLAEYLQHEGFTVDIAYDGDTALSMLRSQRPDLLILDVMMPGKDGLETLREIRQQHRLPVIMLSARGEPIDRVIGLELGADDYLSKPCVPRELLARVRAQLRRSAPVTAGSVEVGVLKLLPGERRAFAGDREISLTGAEFLLLLALAQRAGELVDKATLTRAALGRELERFDRSVDVHVSRLRHKLAEASDQAPRIDSVRGAGYVMTLGAAQ; from the coding sequence CGCGCGCTCACTGCCTTGCTGGCCGAATACCTGCAGCACGAAGGGTTTACGGTGGACATCGCATACGACGGCGACACGGCCTTATCCATGCTCCGCTCCCAGCGACCTGACCTCTTGATCCTCGATGTGATGATGCCCGGCAAGGACGGGCTCGAGACGTTGCGCGAGATACGCCAGCAGCATCGCTTGCCCGTGATCATGCTGTCGGCCCGCGGAGAACCGATCGATCGCGTGATCGGCCTGGAACTTGGCGCGGACGATTACCTGAGCAAGCCTTGTGTTCCGCGCGAGTTGCTCGCGCGCGTCCGTGCGCAATTGCGCCGCTCGGCGCCGGTGACGGCGGGCAGTGTGGAAGTGGGCGTACTCAAGCTCTTGCCCGGCGAGCGCCGGGCATTCGCGGGCGACCGGGAAATCTCGCTGACCGGGGCGGAATTTCTGTTGCTCCTTGCGCTGGCGCAGCGCGCGGGGGAGCTGGTCGACAAGGCCACGCTGACGCGAGCGGCGCTGGGGCGCGAGCTTGAGCGCTTCGATCGCAGCGTCGATGTCCACGTCAGCCGCTTGCGCCACAAACTCGCCGAGGCATCGGACCAGGCACCCCGCATCGATTCGGTGCGCGGTGCCGGCTATGTCATGACGCTGGGAGCTGCGCAGTGA